GGGTGGCTCCTCCTGCCGGGCCCGCGCGTTCAGCCTTcggtcagccagccagccacgaGGGAGGGCCAACGGGCGGGCCGGGCAGAGGCCAAGCTCCCCGGGGAGAAATGCCAGGGGCCGCGGGCCCTCCCTGCCAAGCCGCCACGCAGCCAGAGCAGCTGCGAGTCCCCCAGTGAAGTCGGCAGGAGGGGAGGGCGGAGACCCCGAAGGCGGCCCACTCCGCGCGCCCTGAGCGGAGGGGGCGGGGGCTCCCGTCGGGGTGGAAGAGAAGCCTTCTGGACGCCCCTCTGGACTGTCTTCCGGTGCCGGGAGGGCGGCCGAGTCGGGAGGGGTCGCCAGCACAGGCGCTCCTTCTCCGCGACCCGCGCTGCAACGGCCCCCCGCGGCCCCTTGGTGCAAATCCAGCAGAGCAGCCGGCGAGCAAGGAGGCGGCGGGAAGGGCAGCAGCGGGTTGTTGTGGTTTCAACTGGTTCCGTGCGGCGGGCCGGAGTCCTTTGGCAAGGCAGCTCCTGATGCATCCCTGTCCGGCTACTTGGCGGAGGCTCCACGCAGGGGAAGAACGGCTCACTTCGGCGCGGAGGGCGGATGTCCCGTTCCCCACTCGCCAGCCAAGGCGTTCAAGTGGACGGTCGGCAGAAgggcccgggggagggagggctGAGCGTCTTCTCCCCGCCTGCTTTGCGTGGGGCTCCAACTTAAACCCTCTGCAAGCGCCCCCTCCCGCACCGTTCCCTGCGGGTGCGGCCTGCAAGCGGACAAAGCCGGCTGCGGCTCAGCTGCCCGGTAGCCCGCCCATCCTTCCGGGCCTCCTTGTCACCCGGAGTCCGGGCGGAGGTTTCGGGAGGCCCTCGGGACATCCAGTCGGTTCCGAGCAAGCGAGCGGCGCGGAAGTGGAGGGCGCCTCTGCCGGCAGCCCGCGAAGGATCCGCCGCGCCCGTGCCCGGTTCCGTTCACCCCAGGGtgccggcggcggcggctcccgAGACCGAGGTCACCTCGTGGTTCTCCGCCCAGGGCTGCAGGTTCTGCAGGGCGAAGAGCGAGGCGTTCTGCAGGCAGAGGGGGCTCTTCGCTAAGGGCTCCGGCTGAAGGTGCAGCATCAACCGGCCGGCCTGCTGGCGCTGCGCTTCGCGGTCCTCCGCCGTCTGTCGCCTGTTGGAGAGACCGGGACGGCGTCAGCGCGTTGGCTGCTCGGAACCGGTGGGGGGAAGGGAAGGCTGAGCCTGAGTGACAGGCAGCTCCCGCTCCCTCCCGCCCCCGCCCCTCGTCCCAAGCCCTCTGTGGGTGCCTCCTTTTCCgaactcagcccccccccccccgcggcacGGTCGCCGGAAGAGACTCTAAGCAGCCATCCCATCGCAGGGCTCCGCGCACCGCCCGCCCCCCTCCCGCCGTTCCTCCCGCCCCGGTACCTCCACTTCGTGCGACGATTCTGGAACCAGGTCTTGACCTGGCCATCGGTCATCTTGAGCGCTTTGGCCAGGGCGGCTCGCTCCGCGGACGCTAAGTACTTCTGCCGGTGGAACCGCTTCTCTAACTCGCAGACCTGCGTTCGGGAGAAGGAGGTGCGGGGCTTCTTCCGCTTCGGCGGGGTGCGGTTCTGATACGGGTGGCCGACCCGCCTGGcaacggagaagggtggcaaggCGGCTGCGGGCAGACCGAGAGAGCGGAGCCCGTCAGGTTCTGAAGCCTCGAAGCAGGTCGTAGTGGCTACGGAGGGCTCAGGTGGCCGCACCCTCCCCAGGACGCGCCCCGCCAGGTTCCCTCAGTCCCCGGGAAGCCCAGGCCGGCGGGTCGCCGTCTCCTCCCGGCCTTGCGCTTCATCAGCGCCTCAGCTGCGCGACCTACAAACCGTCGCTTTGGCTCCCCAGATCGGCGCGCTCTGGACTctgttggcgggggggggggggggggagactccaAGAACAAAACTTCTCTGTCGCAGCCCAGAGCTTGGAGAGCTGCCCCAGCGCCCCTGGCCCCAATGCAAGCCTGCCTGCTAAGCCAAGACTCGTTGGCGCGAGGTAGAAATGCGCGATTCCCCCGCCCCGAGAAAGCGGGTCCTGCCACGGCTCCCAAAAGCAGCTTCCCCCGACGACTGGGTCGCCTCTTCCCGGCCCCAGAAAACTGGTTTCTTTCTAAGGGGGAAGCCTGGGATTCCCCGCAGGGAAAGGCTTCGCTTAGTGTCCGTTTTTGCGCTCCGGAacccccgcctccccctccccggTCGCGGTTGGAAGGGCCGGGACTGCATTCCTGCGTCCTCCTCCCCCCAGTGCTGCTGGGAGTCCGCTTGCTGGCACCCGCGCCCCCCACTGACCGAGCTCCGAGGCCGCGGCTTTGGCCGAAGCTGGTGGGGCACCGCCTCCACGAACGCCGCTCACCTGCCATCCGGTCCTTGGCGAGGCGCCTGCTGTGCTCCATCCAAGAGAAGGCGAGGCCGGCTCCGGTCGGGCGAGGATGGGCGGCCACGGAGGGGAGCGGGCGATGCGCCGGCACTCTGATCACCCCGCTGCTGCCGGGCGAGGCCTCCGGGAGAAGCTGCGGCCCGAGGGAGCTGGCGGGGTCGTAGTCCGTCTCGTAGCCGCTGCTTCGAAAGGCGAGGCCGGCGCCCCCGGGGCCCTGGTGAGAGCTCTGCGGCGGAGGGCAGCCCAGGATCTGGTCGATTCCGAAGCGGATAGGCTCGGGGGGCTGCGGCGGCGCTCCGGGTCCCGCCTGCCGCTCCAGCCCCGGGGCCTCCATCGCGCGCCCCTGTCAGCGCTTCGCGCGGCTGACCCCGGCGGCCCTCCGGCAGCCCTGCTCCGAACTCAGGCGGGCCGCTCCCCGGGCGCCTGGCCGGCAGCGAGGCCGCCCCGCGTTTGTGGAAGGCGACATCGCGCCGCGATCAGGGCCTGCAGGTGGGCCCGACGGAGCGCCACCCGGACCAACCCAGAGGCCGCGGCTGCTCCCGGAGACCGCGGGAGGGGCCCTGAGCTGCGGGCGTTTTTCTCTGGGAAGCCCTCTCCTCCTGCCGAAACTCTCCGGCTTCAGCCCTCTGATTGGTGGCCGCTCGCAGTGATTGACAGGCCGTTGCCAGGGGTGGGGGCGGGTCGTGTGTCACATCCAGGGGAAACCGCCCTTACCTCGCTTTTCTCCACCCCTGTGCGCCCCCCCCGCCCTCCGCCCAATTAGGGACGCCGAGGAGGAGACTCTCCTTTTCTCAGCCTCGCCGAGGCCTCGGTTCCCTCTGCAGCCCCCAAAGCTCCCCCCGGACAGCAAGACGCTGCCATTTGTCCAGGCGGTCCCTTCCGCCTCGGACGCGGGGCTGGGAAAACCTGGTCTCGGCGCGATTCTCCAGCCTGGCCTGCAGCCGCTCTCTGCTCCCAGCGGCCGGATTAGCGGCTCTCTTGTCACAGAGGTCCCCGGTCGCTTTTCTTTCCAACGTCAGTCGCCAGCCCGCCCCTGCCCGGCGCTCCCCAGTCGTGGCCGGGAGACGGAGCGAAGATACGGACTCTGGCCACCCGCTCACCCGCGCCCAATCCCCAAAGCCCGGGCACTGAGAGTGCTGGCGGGGCCTGCTGCCTTTGCTCCCCTCTTCCCCCGAAGGCCCAGGGCAGAGCCCGAAGTGGCGCCACCTGGTTCTGAGGGCCTCGGTTTCTTCCCCGACCGGGACGAGTCGGATTCGCCCTCTCGGTGGCCGGTTAAGTCGTGATGGCGCAGGAGGAACGTCAGCCCCACCCCCCGGGGTGCCCCTAATGGGCCCAGTTCCCCCTCCAGGCTGAAGGCGCCCCTCCCCTCCACTGAGCGGAGGTGTCCAGGAGGGGGCCTCGCCCTCCTCTCGAGACGCCTCGGCCACCGCTCCCTCCAGCAGGCTCCTTGCGCCCGCCGGGCGCCCCCTTCGGTGTCAGCAGCCTCTTTCCTTGCAAATGAAATAAAACCAATAAATCCAACCCAAAAGGACCAGCGAGTGGCTGCCGGGCGGGTCCGAATTGGCTGTGAATTTGTTCAACATCGGGAAACTGCCCCCCAAACTTAGAATAAACATAAGGACTAGAACAGCAGCGACGAAACGGCTCCAGATGCGACACGAAAGGCCTCCAAGCGACGAGCGGCCCGTCTCAGAAATCCGGGTCTTCTTCGAGGAGCGACAAAAACCGTCGCGGGGCCCGGAGCGGCCGCCGGAAAAACGCGATCAGAACAGAAGAAGCGTCTTGGTTGGAGAAGAGAAACGTCTTCGAGGGGAAACGACGTCCGCGCGTTCTTGTGCAGAAGCACCTTCGGAACAAGCGAGGCCTGGAGGACCGGGAACCCCCGGAGACCCTTGGGAGCGAGCGGGCGCAGCCTGAGACGCCCCGGCAGACATCGCGGCCGCGATCGGTGGCGCTGAGTTCCTCATTTATGTAAATGGTGAAGCAGTTTTCAATAGTAAGTTAAACACTTAGTATACTTAGCGTTACTTTccctaataataaaaatgataataaaaagaaattcGTTGATTGGAACCCTCGGAGTCACAATTAAAGGATTTCCGCGCTATTTTGAATTAGTTAAATTATCGAAATAATTTTACAAAACTAACCATTTTACAAAGAATACCCCGCCCTGCTTGGAATTGCCTATAATTTTTAGAGGGAATCTTAGGTCCTCGGTTGCGACCTGAGTTACTAAAGGTTTGTACCAGCCTTGGACTGAGTCTAACTGCAGATTGGCCGCACAATGGCAGCAGCAGCTTCCCTCCTCCGCGGGGCGGTCAGTCCGGGGTGAGGATGGCAACCGGGAAAACCTTCCCGGTGGGAATTCATGAAGCTCGGAAAGAAGCCGACACTTCGCTCGGGGGTTTGCGGTAAGGGAGGGGTGGCTTTCTCTCCCTATCGACCCCCGTCCCTGGTTGGCGACCTTTGTCTCTTCCTAAGGTGGCAAGTGAAGGGTGCAGGGAGCTAGCGAAGTCTGTGCAACCAGCAAtcgtcgggggggggggacacactggTACAAAAAGAGCCTGTTTGTGGCTGTTGGTTTTCACTTAACGGGGGCTGATCGCcgttcccctcccccccaccgcCAGAACGGGGCGCGTGTGAGTAGGGGGGCTTTTCGGGAAGGCTGCGCTTTCCCCCGGTTCTACCTGCAGGCCAGGAAGGGGGTCCGGAGTGGCCGAGGGCGGGAGGaagaaagcgggggggggggcctccaGGGCTGGCCGAGGCTGCTGAGGCCTTCTCTTGCCTGGAACGTCAGCGGGCCCTGAATGACCGGAGGGGTCAGCCTCCTTCCCGCCTTTGCCCAGGCCCGTCCCCTGTGGGGAAGCAGACCAGGCTCTTTTCGCGGAGTCTAAAGGCCGTGCGAGCGCCACGAGGTTCGTTCAGCCGGTCCTCAGCAATGCCTCTGCCGTCGACACCCCCTTGCCCCCCCAGCCGTCCCCGGAGGGAGGCCCACCTTTCTCAGGGCCAGGACGGAGAGGCGGCCCTCGGGGACAGAGCCGGGGGGGGGATCGAGGGGGCGAGGAAGGCTGCCCTGGGTGGCTGGCGAGGAAGGGGCCCGGCAGCGTTCGAGGGTCGCGTGTGCTTGGACTGGAGCGAATGGACTGGGAAAGAACTCTGACGCACCACATACTAAAGACAAATAATCTAAAAGGAAATAATTATACAGAGTGTAAGATGGACACTTCTTGGCCGCTGTGCTTATGTTGGGCGGTGCGGCTGTGGTCTGGCTGGCGTGGAAGTCCGCAGCTAAGAAGAGCCGAGGGCCCATCGGGAAGACTGCCGTGGAGAATTCAGAGAAGAAGCGGGGAGGGAAACTGTTGCAGGGTTTCCAGAGGGAATGGATGATTACTATGTTTTTTTCTaaggggaagaaagggaaaacTGTTATCACTGCTATGTGATTGTAGTTCGTGATTGAAAGTAGTTGCTGAAATATAAAGCAAGTACTGTATAGGTATAATTAAATGACAGTACAGTATAGGGGGAATGGTAATTATGTTATAGATCGATATAAGTTTGGTTTGTTTGATAAAAATGTATATGGGGGTTCAATACGTACTTGGTattattaaaggaaaatagaGCCCTATGAATCTGAATAATTATTACTTCCCTCCATCTTCTAAAAGACCTTAATTTGAAATGATACTTAAAGAAAGTATTATGCTTTAATATTGGAATATAAATGATCCAAGGAAAGGTGTGTGTTATGAAACAGCGCAAAGGTATTAATGTGGGAATTGAAGTTACTATTTAATATTCTTTAATATTAAACTATGTAATCAAATGTTGATTCGCCATGGGGTATTTAGTCATGGTTGGAATAGGGGTTAAGAAAAATGAAGGGTGAGTAAGAatccaaggaagaggaggaaatacTACGGCTTGCATTTAAGAAGCAGGAGAAATAATCAATGGCTGAGAAGTTAAACTATAACAGTTAATTTGGAACAATAATAatgatgcccttcatggcatcggaccagaatatctccgggaccgccttctgccgcacgaatcccagcgaccggttaggtcccacagagggggccttctccgggtcctgtcgactaaacaatgtcgtttagcgggacccaggagaagagccttctctgtggcggccccggccctctggaacaagctccccccggagtttagaactgcccctaccctccttgcctttcgtaaagttcttaagacccatctctgccttcaggcatgggggaattgacacatctcccccgggcctatacagtttatacatggaatgtttgtgtgtgtgt
This DNA window, taken from Erythrolamprus reginae isolate rEryReg1 chromosome 7, rEryReg1.hap1, whole genome shotgun sequence, encodes the following:
- the TLX2 gene encoding T-cell leukemia homeobox protein 2, with the protein product MEAPGLERQAGPGAPPQPPEPIRFGIDQILGCPPPQSSHQGPGGAGLAFRSSGYETDYDPASSLGPQLLPEASPGSSGVIRVPAHRPLPSVAAHPRPTGAGLAFSWMEHSRRLAKDRMAAALPPFSVARRVGHPYQNRTPPKRKKPRTSFSRTQVCELEKRFHRQKYLASAERAALAKALKMTDGQVKTWFQNRRTKWRRQTAEDREAQRQQAGRLMLHLQPEPLAKSPLCLQNASLFALQNLQPWAENHEVTSVSGAAAAGTLG